The following proteins come from a genomic window of Manduca sexta isolate Smith_Timp_Sample1 chromosome 6, JHU_Msex_v1.0, whole genome shotgun sequence:
- the LOC115452907 gene encoding uncharacterized protein LOC115452907 has protein sequence MLCVMIFRKVFTSLIILGLAAEVWSHVEIEAEDYFFPLEPVINFCKMADQCQHDFVPICGQDSLGITRMFNDNCDLYEYNCDEKKQYRHVKMDVCKYEAAAAERTI, from the exons ATGTTGTGCGTTATGATATTTAGAAAAGTATTTACTA gtttaattattttaggtcTTGCTGCGGAAGTTTGGTCACATGTTGAGATAGAGGCTGAAGATTACTTCTTTCCCTTAGAGCCA gTAATCAATTTCTGCAAAATGGCGGATCAGTGTCAACACGACTTCGTTCCTATTTGCGGACAGGACTCGCTCGGAATCACTCGAATGTTCAATGACAATTGCGATTTATACGAATATAATTGCGACGAGAAGAAAC aatacCGTCACGTCAAAATGGATGTCTGCAAATACGAAGCAGCAGCGGCCGAGAGAacaatataa